One window from the genome of Pseudodesulfovibrio sp. JC047 encodes:
- a CDS encoding glycosyltransferase family 4 protein, whose protein sequence is MRTVIVCDQINPHIIRFARMFRDAGHTVGVLPLSPHAPLSLPEGTEILWQPSAPRTSPQEVETALDAMQGPITTFAPDVLFAGPLDTAGYAATRLQTGPVVAVCMAFDILLNARQDTRRMDAVRHTLTHASSVLVDSRFLIDQVRQLGVTQSTPILCVPYGISLNRFAPSSEKTDRAVALRAELGLNVDTDILVLSNRRHDPLYHPMVTLSGFATALRHHPHLFLHMGGTGSMTDELIARAATLGIADRVHFAGWLDQEALSISLAAADIYVSSSSVDGSSISLLQAMVSNLPVIATDIPGNREWVTRSQCGHLVPVGNAQALADTLISMASLSRDARHSLGHAGKTLVRQDGDWLHNSARILQLTTETAHLFHGRTA, encoded by the coding sequence ATGCGTACTGTCATTGTTTGCGATCAAATCAATCCGCACATCATTCGGTTTGCCCGGATGTTTCGTGATGCCGGACACACCGTGGGTGTGCTCCCGCTCTCGCCCCACGCCCCATTATCGCTTCCCGAAGGCACCGAAATACTCTGGCAACCGTCAGCCCCACGGACCTCGCCACAGGAGGTGGAGACTGCTCTCGATGCCATGCAGGGACCGATCACGACATTCGCCCCGGACGTGTTGTTTGCCGGGCCACTGGACACGGCAGGCTATGCCGCGACCAGACTCCAGACCGGGCCGGTGGTCGCGGTCTGCATGGCCTTTGATATCCTCTTGAATGCCCGGCAGGACACCCGACGCATGGACGCGGTGCGCCACACCCTCACCCACGCATCCAGTGTGTTGGTGGACAGCCGATTTCTCATCGATCAGGTCAGGCAGCTCGGCGTCACCCAATCCACGCCCATTCTCTGCGTGCCCTACGGCATTTCCCTGAATCGATTTGCCCCGTCTTCGGAAAAAACCGACCGCGCCGTTGCTCTACGTGCCGAACTGGGATTGAATGTGGACACGGATATCCTCGTGCTCTCCAATCGCCGCCACGACCCGCTGTATCATCCGATGGTCACACTCTCCGGGTTTGCAACGGCCCTGCGGCATCACCCGCACCTTTTTCTCCACATGGGTGGAACTGGCAGCATGACCGATGAACTCATTGCCCGGGCCGCAACGCTCGGCATTGCCGACCGCGTCCATTTCGCCGGATGGCTCGATCAGGAGGCACTCTCGATCAGTCTGGCCGCCGCCGACATCTACGTGAGCAGCTCCAGCGTGGACGGCAGTTCCATTTCCCTGCTGCAAGCCATGGTCTCGAACCTGCCAGTCATTGCCACGGACATCCCCGGCAATCGGGAATGGGTCACCCGTTCCCAATGCGGACACCTCGTCCCGGTGGGGAATGCACAGGCATTGGCCGACACACTCATCTCCATGGCATCCCTGTCTCGCGACGCACGTCACTCACTGGGCCACGCCGGAAAGACATTGGTTCGACAGGACGGCGACTGGCTGCACAATTCGGCCCGCATCCTGCAATTGACGACGGAAACAGCACATCTTTTCCACGGACGGACAGCATGA
- a CDS encoding glycosyltransferase family protein, with amino-acid sequence MKNVIIIQARTGSSRLPGKVLHPLAEQPMILHVLARASQSMADTVVLATSREPSDDALADMVHAAGYPVVRGSLDDVLDRYVMAARTHQADTVVRITGDCPLVDPDLIDHCLRRHEHGDCDYVSTAYPNPSYPDGLDVEVFSRAVLEQAWESARKPSEREHVTPFIWTHPDRFRLESIVSPTDLSHLRWTVDEPQDMDFMRHIFDHIDPATARMQDILAVLDAHPELETINQDIRRNEGYETSLKADAQLNREDPK; translated from the coding sequence ATGAAAAACGTCATCATCATACAAGCGAGAACCGGGTCATCCCGACTGCCGGGCAAGGTGCTGCATCCACTGGCTGAACAGCCCATGATCCTGCACGTCCTTGCCCGAGCCAGCCAAAGCATGGCCGACACCGTGGTGCTGGCCACGTCACGGGAACCCAGCGACGACGCACTGGCCGACATGGTTCACGCTGCCGGATATCCGGTTGTCCGGGGCAGTCTTGACGACGTGCTCGACCGATACGTGATGGCTGCCCGCACCCATCAGGCGGACACCGTGGTCAGAATCACCGGGGATTGCCCGCTGGTGGACCCTGACCTCATCGACCACTGCCTGCGCCGACATGAACACGGGGATTGCGACTACGTAAGCACGGCGTATCCGAACCCGAGTTATCCTGACGGGCTGGATGTGGAAGTCTTTTCCCGGGCCGTGCTCGAACAGGCATGGGAATCAGCACGCAAACCGTCCGAGCGGGAACACGTCACGCCCTTCATCTGGACCCATCCCGACCGATTCCGGCTTGAATCCATTGTCTCGCCCACGGACCTGTCCCACCTGCGCTGGACCGTGGATGAACCGCAAGACATGGACTTCATGCGCCACATTTTCGACCATATCGATCCGGCCACCGCACGGATGCAGGACATTCTGGCCGTTCTCGACGCACACCCGGAGCTTGAGACAATCAACCAGGACATTCGCCGGAACGAAGGATACGAGACCAGTCTGAAAGCCGATGCCCAACTGAACAGGGAAGACCCAAAATGA
- a CDS encoding methyltransferase domain-containing protein, whose product MTRQPRHESDISMAELKREYDKGTNLIRYIRKETGTDMVSAQMILKSYDLQTGSYIAALSDPGAPEFQKARARDIVNSLGDVTFDSLLEAGCGEGTTLVHVVNELSTPPSTIAGFDISWSRVKYARHFATKNALNGTFFMGEMTHFPVPDNAYDMVFTSHSIEPNRGAEHTILAEIHRVTRRYAALVEPCYELATPAMRDHMDTHLYCRNLASHAQDAGFSILAHHLLEKTHKGRTMMLLLEKPSAQPAPSPGFACPSCTSPLISHAGHLFCPECMVVYPILDGLPCLRKEHAIIASTFLDTLD is encoded by the coding sequence ATGACACGCCAACCACGACACGAATCTGATATTTCCATGGCCGAACTCAAACGAGAATATGACAAGGGCACCAACCTCATCCGATACATCCGAAAGGAAACCGGCACAGACATGGTGTCCGCCCAAATGATTCTCAAGAGTTACGACCTGCAAACCGGGTCCTATATCGCGGCCCTCTCCGATCCGGGGGCACCGGAATTCCAAAAGGCACGGGCACGGGACATCGTCAATTCTCTGGGTGACGTCACTTTCGATTCGCTGCTGGAAGCAGGCTGTGGCGAGGGAACCACGCTGGTCCATGTGGTCAATGAACTGTCCACCCCGCCATCCACCATTGCCGGATTTGACATTTCCTGGTCCCGCGTCAAATACGCCCGGCACTTCGCGACAAAAAACGCCCTTAACGGGACATTTTTCATGGGAGAAATGACGCATTTCCCGGTGCCCGACAATGCCTATGACATGGTGTTCACGTCGCATTCCATCGAACCGAACCGGGGAGCCGAACACACGATTCTGGCTGAAATACACCGAGTGACGCGCCGGTACGCGGCGCTGGTGGAACCGTGTTATGAACTCGCCACTCCAGCCATGCGGGACCACATGGACACCCATCTCTATTGCCGAAATCTGGCCAGCCACGCACAGGATGCAGGGTTCAGCATCCTCGCCCATCATCTGCTGGAGAAAACCCACAAGGGACGGACCATGATGCTGTTGCTCGAAAAGCCCTCGGCTCAGCCCGCACCATCTCCCGGCTTCGCCTGCCCGAGCTGCACTTCGCCGCTGATCTCTCATGCCGGGCACCTGTTTTGCCCGGAATGCATGGTGGTGTATCCGATTCTGGACGGACTGCCCTGTCTGCGAAAAGAACACGCCATCATTGCCAGTACCTTTCTCGACACACTGGATTGA